One genomic segment of Manis pentadactyla isolate mManPen7 chromosome 1, mManPen7.hap1, whole genome shotgun sequence includes these proteins:
- the PPM1M gene encoding protein phosphatase 1M isoform X3: MSAGWFRRRFLPGDPLPASRTPRPRASPVPYRRPRFLRGSGSGPGAADASRRPNARPVRSPARGRALPWNAGYAEIINAEKSEFNEDQAACGQLCIGRCELGTEENQEWLNLCPEEFLTGHYWALFDGHGGPAAAILAANTLHSCLRRQLEAVVEGMVAMQPPMHLSGHCVCPSDPQFVEEKGIRAEDLVIGALESAFQECDEVIGRELEASGQVGGCTALVAVSLQGKLYVANAGDSRAILVRRDEVQPLSSEFTPETERQRIQQLAFVYPELLAGEFTRLEFPRRLKGDDLGQKVLFRDHHMSGWSYKCVEKSDLKYPLIHGQGRQVTVLDMDQLELQEEDVVVMATDGLWDVLSNEQVARLVQSFLPGNREDPHRFSELAKMLIHSTQGKDDGPTEEGQVSYDDISVFVIPLCGQSHRRSSR; encoded by the exons ATGTCCGCCGGCTGGTTCCGGCGCCGCTTCTTGCCCGGGGACCCGCTCCCCGCGTCTCGGACGCCCCGACCGCGCGCCAGCCCCGTGCCCTACCGGCGGCCCCGCTTCCTGCGCGGCTCGGGCTCGGGCCCCGGCGCCGCCGACGCCTCGCGCCGCCCGAATGCTCGGCCCGTGCGCAGCCCAGCCCGGGGCCGCGCGCTGCCCTGGAACGCAGGCTACGCCGA GATCATCAATGCAGAGAAATCTGAGTTCAATGAGGATCAGGCAGCCTGTGGACAGCTGTGCATCGGGAGATGTGAGCTCGGGACTGAAGAGAATCAGGAATGGCTGAACTTGTGCCCAGAGGAG TTCCTCACAGGCCATTACTGGGCACTGTTTGATGGGCACGGTGGTCCAGCTGCAGCTATCCTGGCTGCCAACACCTTGCATTCCTGCCTGCGCCGGCAGTTGGAGGCTGTAGTGGAGGGCATGGTGGCCATGCAGCCCCCCATGCACCTCAGCGGCCACTGTGTCTGCCCCAGTgacccccagtttgtggaagaaAAGGGCATTAGGGCAGAAGACTTGGTAATCGGGGCTCTGGAGAGCGCCTTCCAGGAATGT GATGAGGTGATCGGGCGGGAGCTGGAGGCCTCAGGCCAGGTGGGTGGCTGCACAGCCCTGGTGGCTGTGTCCTTGCAGGGAAAGCTGTATGTGGCCAACGCCGGGGATAGCAG GGCCATCTTGGTACGGAGGGATGAGGTCCAGCCCCTGAGTTCTGAGTTCACCCCCGAGACGGAGCGGCAGAGGATCCAGCAGCTG GCCTTTGTCTACCCCGAGCTTCTGGCTGGTGAGTTCACTCGACTGGAGTTCCCTCGGCGACTGAAGGGGGATGACTTGGGGCAGAAGGTTTTATTCAGGGATCACCACATGAGTGGCTG GAGCTACAAGTGTGTGGAGAAGTCGGATCTCAAGTACCCACTGATCCATGGACAGGGTAGACAG GTGACTGTGCTGGATATGGACCAGCTGGAGCTGCAGGAGGAGGATGTGGTTGTTATGGCAACTGATGGGCTCTGGGACGTCCTGTCCAATGAGCAGGTGGCACGGCTGGTACAGAGCTTCCTCCCTGGTAACCGAGAGGACCCACACAG GTTCTCAGAACTGGCCAAAATGCTGATCCACAGCACACAGGGGAAGGACGACGGTCCAACAGAGGAAGGGCAGGTGTCCTATGACGACATCTCTGTGTTCGTGATTCCCTTGTGCGGACAGAGCCACAGGAGAAGTAGCCGCTGA
- the PPM1M gene encoding protein phosphatase 1M isoform X1: MSAGWFRRRFLPGDPLPASRTPRPRASPVPYRRPRFLRGSGSGPGAADASRRPNARPVRSPARGRALPWNAGYAEIINAEKSEFNEDQAACGQLCIGRCELGTEENQEWLNLCPEEFLTGHYWALFDGHGGPAAAILAANTLHSCLRRQLEAVVEGMVAMQPPMHLSGHCVCPSDPQFVEEKGIRAEDLVIGALESAFQECDEVIGRELEASGQVGGCTALVAVSLQGKLYVANAGDSRAILVRRDEVQPLSSEFTPETERQRIQQLAFVYPELLAGEFTRLEFPRRLKGDDLGQKVLFRDHHMSGWSYKCVEKSDLKYPLIHGQGRQARLLGTLAVSRGLGDHQLRVLDTNIQLKPFLLSVPQVTVLDMDQLELQEEDVVVMATDGLWDVLSNEQVARLVQSFLPGNREDPHRFSELAKMLIHSTQGKDDGPTEEGQVSYDDISVFVIPLCGQSHRRSSR, translated from the exons ATGTCCGCCGGCTGGTTCCGGCGCCGCTTCTTGCCCGGGGACCCGCTCCCCGCGTCTCGGACGCCCCGACCGCGCGCCAGCCCCGTGCCCTACCGGCGGCCCCGCTTCCTGCGCGGCTCGGGCTCGGGCCCCGGCGCCGCCGACGCCTCGCGCCGCCCGAATGCTCGGCCCGTGCGCAGCCCAGCCCGGGGCCGCGCGCTGCCCTGGAACGCAGGCTACGCCGA GATCATCAATGCAGAGAAATCTGAGTTCAATGAGGATCAGGCAGCCTGTGGACAGCTGTGCATCGGGAGATGTGAGCTCGGGACTGAAGAGAATCAGGAATGGCTGAACTTGTGCCCAGAGGAG TTCCTCACAGGCCATTACTGGGCACTGTTTGATGGGCACGGTGGTCCAGCTGCAGCTATCCTGGCTGCCAACACCTTGCATTCCTGCCTGCGCCGGCAGTTGGAGGCTGTAGTGGAGGGCATGGTGGCCATGCAGCCCCCCATGCACCTCAGCGGCCACTGTGTCTGCCCCAGTgacccccagtttgtggaagaaAAGGGCATTAGGGCAGAAGACTTGGTAATCGGGGCTCTGGAGAGCGCCTTCCAGGAATGT GATGAGGTGATCGGGCGGGAGCTGGAGGCCTCAGGCCAGGTGGGTGGCTGCACAGCCCTGGTGGCTGTGTCCTTGCAGGGAAAGCTGTATGTGGCCAACGCCGGGGATAGCAG GGCCATCTTGGTACGGAGGGATGAGGTCCAGCCCCTGAGTTCTGAGTTCACCCCCGAGACGGAGCGGCAGAGGATCCAGCAGCTG GCCTTTGTCTACCCCGAGCTTCTGGCTGGTGAGTTCACTCGACTGGAGTTCCCTCGGCGACTGAAGGGGGATGACTTGGGGCAGAAGGTTTTATTCAGGGATCACCACATGAGTGGCTG GAGCTACAAGTGTGTGGAGAAGTCGGATCTCAAGTACCCACTGATCCATGGACAGGGTAGACAG GCTCGATTACTGGGAACACTGGCTGTCTCCAGGGGCCTGGGAGACCATCAGCTCAGAGTCctggacacaaacattcagctcAAGCCCTTCCTGCTCTCTGTCCCTCAG GTGACTGTGCTGGATATGGACCAGCTGGAGCTGCAGGAGGAGGATGTGGTTGTTATGGCAACTGATGGGCTCTGGGACGTCCTGTCCAATGAGCAGGTGGCACGGCTGGTACAGAGCTTCCTCCCTGGTAACCGAGAGGACCCACACAG GTTCTCAGAACTGGCCAAAATGCTGATCCACAGCACACAGGGGAAGGACGACGGTCCAACAGAGGAAGGGCAGGTGTCCTATGACGACATCTCTGTGTTCGTGATTCCCTTGTGCGGACAGAGCCACAGGAGAAGTAGCCGCTGA
- the PPM1M gene encoding protein phosphatase 1M isoform X2: MSAGWFRRRFLPGDPLPASRTPRPRASPVPYRRPRFLRGSGSGPGAADASRRPNARPVRSPARGRALPWNAGYAEIINAEKSEFNEDQAACGQLCIGRCELGTEENQEWLNLCPEEFLTGHYWALFDGHGGPAAAILAANTLHSCLRRQLEAVVEGMVAMQPPMHLSGHCVCPSDPQFVEEKGIRAEDLVIGALESAFQECDEVIGRELEASGQVGGCTALVAVSLQGKLYVANAGDSRAILVRRDEVQPLSSEFTPETERQRIQQLAFVYPELLAGEFTRLEFPRRLKGDDLGQKVLFRDHHMSGWSYKCVEKSDLKYPLIHGQGRQARLLGTLAVSRGLGDHQLRVLDTNIQLKPFLLSVPQVTVLDMDQLELQEEDVVVMATDGLWDVLSNEQVARLVQSFLPGNREDPHRSASAGWSPQVLRTGQNADPQHTGEGRRSNRGRAGVL; the protein is encoded by the exons ATGTCCGCCGGCTGGTTCCGGCGCCGCTTCTTGCCCGGGGACCCGCTCCCCGCGTCTCGGACGCCCCGACCGCGCGCCAGCCCCGTGCCCTACCGGCGGCCCCGCTTCCTGCGCGGCTCGGGCTCGGGCCCCGGCGCCGCCGACGCCTCGCGCCGCCCGAATGCTCGGCCCGTGCGCAGCCCAGCCCGGGGCCGCGCGCTGCCCTGGAACGCAGGCTACGCCGA GATCATCAATGCAGAGAAATCTGAGTTCAATGAGGATCAGGCAGCCTGTGGACAGCTGTGCATCGGGAGATGTGAGCTCGGGACTGAAGAGAATCAGGAATGGCTGAACTTGTGCCCAGAGGAG TTCCTCACAGGCCATTACTGGGCACTGTTTGATGGGCACGGTGGTCCAGCTGCAGCTATCCTGGCTGCCAACACCTTGCATTCCTGCCTGCGCCGGCAGTTGGAGGCTGTAGTGGAGGGCATGGTGGCCATGCAGCCCCCCATGCACCTCAGCGGCCACTGTGTCTGCCCCAGTgacccccagtttgtggaagaaAAGGGCATTAGGGCAGAAGACTTGGTAATCGGGGCTCTGGAGAGCGCCTTCCAGGAATGT GATGAGGTGATCGGGCGGGAGCTGGAGGCCTCAGGCCAGGTGGGTGGCTGCACAGCCCTGGTGGCTGTGTCCTTGCAGGGAAAGCTGTATGTGGCCAACGCCGGGGATAGCAG GGCCATCTTGGTACGGAGGGATGAGGTCCAGCCCCTGAGTTCTGAGTTCACCCCCGAGACGGAGCGGCAGAGGATCCAGCAGCTG GCCTTTGTCTACCCCGAGCTTCTGGCTGGTGAGTTCACTCGACTGGAGTTCCCTCGGCGACTGAAGGGGGATGACTTGGGGCAGAAGGTTTTATTCAGGGATCACCACATGAGTGGCTG GAGCTACAAGTGTGTGGAGAAGTCGGATCTCAAGTACCCACTGATCCATGGACAGGGTAGACAG GCTCGATTACTGGGAACACTGGCTGTCTCCAGGGGCCTGGGAGACCATCAGCTCAGAGTCctggacacaaacattcagctcAAGCCCTTCCTGCTCTCTGTCCCTCAG GTGACTGTGCTGGATATGGACCAGCTGGAGCTGCAGGAGGAGGATGTGGTTGTTATGGCAACTGATGGGCTCTGGGACGTCCTGTCCAATGAGCAGGTGGCACGGCTGGTACAGAGCTTCCTCCCTGGTAACCGAGAGGACCCACACAG AAGTGCATCTGCAGGATGGTCCCCACAGGTTCTCAGAACTGGCCAAAATGCTGATCCACAGCACACAGGGGAAGGACGACGGTCCAACAGAGGAAGGGCAGGTGTCCTATGA